One window of the Salminus brasiliensis chromosome 1, fSalBra1.hap2, whole genome shotgun sequence genome contains the following:
- the LOC140573844 gene encoding protein NLRC3-like has protein sequence MVKIKEILLKTLESLGMEDMKKFQWYLRDGIKGYAPIPWAHLENAERHTTVDKMVEMFGHNKAVEVTLDVLKKLHQNQLAKELETNYEECKCDEVTPTLTSTLDPNKRSNLKAKEKRYFIHKFAKRPDKTSLEEDALSLQDVYTELYVTESCTGGVNTEHEIKQIEAFYPKLKDSPVKLSDVFQVQSGQNVPGTKVLTLGIAGVGKTASVQKFILDWAGDKSNQDIDFILYLPFRDLNVIKDNKYNLLSLVKYLHRDFNDEDVKEMLRENVRMIFIFDGLDESQIHLEFNQEKVSEVTEENTLDKLIINLIKGELLPSALVWITSRPAAADKIPHKYIDQVTEIRGFNDSQKQEYFKKRLRDPEKAHKVITYIRSVRSLHILCHIPIFCKISAKVLLKMLDDTDMENAPTTLTEMYTRFLVFQTKQKSEKYSTISRKDSTVQLVDRDTLRESDILKLGKLAFLQLQREQVIFYKNDLEECDIDVDGALVQSGVCTQIFEMDETHFSFVHLSFQEFLAAVFVFFTFVNGAQSPYLQTLKKMQWKIKHKLVDNLKTAVKKAMESENGHLDLFLRFLIGLSLQSNQRLLKSLLPELTIKEESLEDTIKYIQSKIKETTSSEKVINLFHCLSELKDTSLTSDIQKYLISDEITTQKLSSTQWSALAFVLRMSEETQEKFELKKYRPSNEALRRLLPVVKTTQRALLDNSNLNENSCKALATVFSSMIKELDLSNNDLQDSGVKQLCVGLKSSHCKLEILRLSGCMITEEGCSSLDSALSSNPSHLKELDLTYNHPGDSGVKLLTAKLKDTQYRLETLRMEFAGENRIKPGLRKYACEIRLDPNTAHRQLSLSEGNRKVVYTGEEQPYPNRPERFDDCEQVLSTEALSGRCYWEAEWSDEAEIAVTYKGIVRQGDAAESQFGWNEKSWSLIFCNDEYSVLHNKEKIILTGPPFRSNRAGVYLDWPASTLSFYSVSSGARHATSFHLLHTYHETFTEPLYAGFRVNNDCSLHLCKI, from the exons ATGGTTAAGATAAAGGAAATCTTACTGAAGACTCTTGAAAGCTTAGGGATGGAAGATATGAAAAAATTCCAGTGGTATCTAAGAGATGGCATCAAAGGTTACGCCCCTATTCCATGGGCTCACCTGGAGAATGCAGAGAGACATACGACGGTGGATAAGATGGTGGAGATGTTTGGCCACAATAAAGCTGTGGAAGTCACACTGGATGTCCTGAAGAAGTTACACCAGAACCAACTAGCTAAGGAATTGGAGACTAACTACGAAGAGT GCAAATGTGATGAGGTAACTCCAACGCTGACCAGTACTCTAG ATCCTAACAAAAGGAGCAATCTCAAGGCAAAAGAGAAAAGATACTTTATCCACAAATTTGCAAAGCGACCTGACAAGACTTCACTGGAAGAAGATGCTTTGTCTTTACAAGACGTCTACACTGAACTCTACGTGACTGAAAGCTGCACAGGAGGAGTGAACACTGAGCATGAAATCAAACAGATAGAGGCCTTTTATCCCAAATTAAAAGATTCCCCAGTCAAACTCAGTGACGTGTTCCAAGTGCAGTCTGGTCAAAATGTCCCTGGTACAAAAGTACTGACACTAGGAATAGCTGGAGTAGGAAAAACAGCCTCTGTGCAGAAGTTTATTCTGGACTGGGCTGGAGACAAATCCAACCAGGATATAGATTTCATTCTCTACCTCCCTTTTCGCGACCTGAACGTGATCAAAGATAACAAGTACAACCTTTTGAGTCTTGTGAAGTACCTCCATCGTGATTTTAATGATGAAGacgtaaaagagatgttaagaGAAAATGTCAGGATGATTTTTATATTCGATGGCTTGGACGAAAGCCAAATTCACCTTGAGTTTAATCAGGAGAAAGTCTCAGAGGTAACCGAGGAGAACACTCTCGATAAGCTGATAATAAACCTCATCAAAGGAGAGCTGCTTCCCTCAGCTCTCGTCTGGATAACCTCCCGACCGGCCGCAGCTGATAAGATCCCACATAAGTACATTGATCAGGTTACCGAAATACGTGGATTCAATGACTCGCAGAAGCAGGAGTACTTCAAGAAGAGGCTCAGAGATCCAGAGAAAGCCCACAAAGTCATTACATATATTAGGTCAGTGAGAAGTCTGCACATTCTGTGTCACATCCCCATCTTCTGTAAAATCTCAGCTAAAGTGCTCCTGAAAATGTTGGACGACACAGATATGGAAAATGCTCCCACAACTCTGACGGAAATGTACACGCGATTCTTGGTGTTTCAGACAAAGCAAAAGAGTGAGAAATACAGTACCATATCCAGAAAGgacagtactgtacaactgGTTGATAGAGACACCTTAAGAGAGTCGGATATCCTGAAGCTTGGAAAGTTAGCCTTTCTTCAGTTACAAAGGGAGCAAGTCATATTCTACAAGAACGACCTGGAAGAATGTGACATTGACGTTGATGGAGCTTTAGTGCAGTCTGGAGTTTGTACTCAAATCTTTGAAATGGATGAGACACACTTCAGCTTTGTGCATTTAAGCTTCCAGGAGTTTCTTGCAGCCGTCTTTGTGTTCTTCACATTTGTAAATGGTGCACAGAGCCCATATCTTCAAACCCTGAAGAAAATGCAATGGAAAATTAAACACAAACTGGTTGATAATCTCAAAACAGCAGTGAAAAAAGCCATGGAGAGCGAAAATGGACACCTGGACCTTTTTCTCCGCTTCCTTATAGGCCTCTCGCTGCAGTCCAATCAGAGACTCCTCAAGAGTTTACTGCCAGAACTGACAATCAAAGAAGAGAGTTTGGAGGACACTATAAAATACATCCAAAGTAAGATCAAGGAGACCACATCATCTGAAAAGGTCATCAATCTCTTCCACTGCCTGAGTGAACTGAAAGACACTTCCCTGACAAGTGACATCCAGAAGTACTTGATATCTGATGAAATCACCACTCAGAAACTCTCCTCTACACAGTGGTCAGCTTTGGCGTTTGTGTTGCGGATGTCGGAAGAAACTCAGGAGAAGTTTGAACTGAAGAAATACAGACCGTCGAATGAAGCACTGAGGAGACTACTGCCAGTGGTGAAAACCACACAAAGAGCACT GTTGGATAATAGTAATCTCAATGAGAACAGCTGTAAAGCACTGGCGACAGTTTTCAGTTCAATGATAAAAGAGCTGGATCTGAGCAACAAcgacctgcaggattcaggagtgaagCAGCTCTGTGTGggactgaagagttcacactgCAAACTGGAGATACTTAG ATTGTCTGGCTGTATGATTACAGAAGAAGGCTGTTCTTCTCTTGATTCAGCTCTGAGTTCAAACCCCTCACACCTCAAAGAACTGGATCTGACCTACAACCACCCAGGAGACTCAGGAGTGAAGCTGCTCACAGCCAAGCTGAAAGATACACAATATAGACTGGAAACACTCAG GATGGAGTTTGCAGGAGAGAACAGAATTAAACCAGGCCTAAGAAAAT ATGCCTGTGAGATCAGACTGGACCCAAACACTGCGCACAGAcagctctctctgtctgaggGGAACAGAAAGGTGGTGTACACAGGAGAGGAGCAGCCGTATCCCAATCGTCCAGAAAGATTTGACGACTGTGAGCAGGTGCTGAGTACAGAGGCCCTGAGTGGACGCTGCTACTGGGAGGCCgagtggagtgatgaagctgAAATTGCAGTGACGTATAAAGGAATTGTCAGGCAGGGAGATGCCGCTGAGTCTCAGTTCGGGTGGAATGAAAAGTCCTGGAGTCTGATCTTCTGTAATGACGAGTACTCTGTCCTGCACAACAAGGAGAAAATCATCTTAACTGGCCCCCCCTTCCGCTCCAACAGAGCAGGAGTGTATCTGGACTGGCCGGCCAGCACTCTTTCCTTCTACAGTGTCTCTTCTGGCGCACGGCATGCAACCTCCTTTCATCTATTACATACTTACCATGAGACATTTACAGAGCCCCTCTATGCAGGCTTTAGGGTTAATAATGACTGTTCACTGCACTTGTGTAAGATATGA